A region of Catenibacterium mitsuokai DNA encodes the following proteins:
- the ucpA gene encoding SDR family oxidoreductase UcpA — translation MAKLEGKVALITGAAVGLGEGISTTYAKYGAKLIMVDLSPAVEDTAERLRKEYGAEIITVVANVADRAQMDAAAAKGVEKFGEINVACCNAGVCRLAPFEEMTDEMRDFHIDVNIKGVWNTCKAVVPYMLKQGGGSIVIASSVTGDIVADAGEAAYATTKAALVGLTKCLAVEYAKRNIRVNCSQLGYARTPMVEKMAVESNPENPEAAINDIAANVPMGRLARPIEVGELFAFLGSDESSYLTGAQIVIDGGATLPETMSIGTN, via the coding sequence ATGGCTAAATTAGAAGGAAAAGTTGCATTAATTACAGGTGCTGCAGTAGGACTTGGAGAAGGAATCTCAACTACATATGCGAAATATGGTGCAAAACTAATCATGGTTGACTTATCACCAGCTGTAGAAGATACTGCAGAAAGATTAAGAAAAGAATACGGTGCTGAAATCATCACTGTAGTAGCTAACGTAGCTGATCGTGCACAAATGGATGCCGCAGCTGCTAAAGGTGTTGAAAAGTTCGGTGAAATCAATGTTGCTTGCTGTAACGCTGGTGTTTGCCGCTTAGCTCCATTTGAAGAAATGACTGATGAAATGCGTGATTTCCATATTGATGTAAACATTAAGGGTGTATGGAATACATGTAAAGCAGTTGTTCCTTATATGTTAAAACAGGGTGGAGGTAGCATCGTTATCGCTTCTTCTGTAACTGGTGATATCGTAGCTGATGCTGGTGAAGCAGCTTACGCTACAACTAAGGCTGCATTAGTTGGTTTAACTAAGTGCTTAGCTGTAGAATATGCTAAACGTAATATCCGTGTTAACTGCTCACAGCTTGGTTATGCAAGAACTCCAATGGTTGAAAAGATGGCTGTTGAATCTAACCCAGAAAATCCAGAAGCAGCAATCAATGATATTGCAGCAAATGTTCCAATGGGACGTCTTGCTAGACCTATCGAAGTAGGTGAATTATTCGCATTCTTAGGAAGCGATGAATCTAGCTACTTAACAGGTGCTCAGATTGTTATTGATGGTGGTGCTACATTACCAGAAACAATGTCTATCGGTACAAACTAA
- a CDS encoding APC family permease has protein sequence MDNKESKGGLNKSLKLIFVYTVATGSIFTFVNYWDSVFYGYCGSGTFLAFALMTVAILPVALVYSELASIFHTGGGELIYNTVGINKHVGFLASWLIMAAWISVPPAVVMAIMTWINKTLNLGLGTWGMVGCAAILLVLYFLMSIQNVQFLVKAQAGMLFCNIAVTIITGFLLLFSGHWHLSNFGNIFQSTLSSINGIPGWVIGMALLITPYFGFETVPQMVEEGDFPIKNSKKAICGSILTCGCIYVFYYFCVAGLDGLQGIHTTLAQDGFLTILTMQKVLGWTFWPIIVGILSCLLGMGASLLGFWMSTVRMLYSMANKNFLPKVFAKVNKNQQPLLPNIFLLVLSLVFIVLQNSSDFMSAFFNLMSFGCVCAYALTMISAICIHRKHPNWVSANTVKGGDAFRVLAMLIAVTIAFFCTLGQGIDSWICFGVYLGVGMLLWLWMVCVNWKKHPVEIETPDGVQKF, from the coding sequence ATGGACAACAAAGAAAGCAAGGGTGGCTTAAATAAAAGTCTTAAGCTGATTTTCGTTTACACCGTTGCAACAGGTTCTATTTTTACATTTGTAAACTATTGGGACTCTGTATTCTATGGTTATTGTGGAAGCGGGACATTCCTCGCATTCGCACTTATGACTGTAGCTATTTTGCCAGTCGCACTTGTATATAGTGAATTGGCATCTATTTTCCACACTGGTGGTGGGGAATTAATCTACAACACTGTTGGTATTAATAAGCATGTTGGATTCTTAGCTTCTTGGCTTATCATGGCCGCTTGGATTTCAGTACCACCAGCTGTTGTTATGGCTATCATGACATGGATCAATAAGACATTAAATCTAGGTCTTGGTACATGGGGCATGGTTGGTTGTGCTGCAATATTACTTGTTTTATATTTCTTAATGAGTATTCAGAACGTTCAGTTCTTAGTAAAGGCTCAGGCAGGTATGCTTTTCTGTAACATTGCAGTTACTATTATTACTGGTTTCTTATTACTATTCTCAGGACATTGGCATTTATCTAACTTTGGAAATATCTTCCAGTCAACTTTAAGTTCTATAAATGGTATTCCTGGATGGGTTATTGGCATGGCGTTATTGATTACACCATACTTCGGATTTGAAACAGTACCTCAAATGGTTGAAGAAGGAGACTTCCCAATCAAGAACTCTAAGAAAGCTATTTGCGGTTCAATCCTTACTTGTGGTTGTATCTATGTATTCTACTATTTCTGTGTTGCAGGATTAGATGGATTACAGGGCATTCATACAACTCTTGCACAGGATGGTTTCTTAACTATTTTAACTATGCAGAAAGTATTAGGATGGACATTCTGGCCTATTATCGTTGGTATTCTTTCTTGTTTACTTGGTATGGGTGCTTCATTACTTGGTTTCTGGATGTCAACAGTACGTATGTTATATTCAATGGCTAATAAGAACTTCTTACCAAAGGTTTTCGCAAAGGTAAACAAGAATCAGCAGCCATTATTACCTAACATCTTCTTGTTAGTATTATCATTAGTATTTATTGTATTACAGAACTCATCTGACTTCATGAGTGCATTCTTTAACTTAATGAGTTTCGGATGTGTCTGTGCTTATGCATTAACTATGATTTCAGCTATCTGTATTCATAGAAAACATCCTAATTGGGTAAGTGCAAACACTGTTAAGGGTGGAGATGCTTTCCGTGTTCTTGCAATGTTGATTGCAGTCACTATCGCATTCTTCTGTACACTTGGTCAGGGTATTGATTCTTGGATCTGCTTCGGTGTATATCTTGGTGTTGGTATGTTATTGTGGCTCTGGATGGTTTGTGTGAACTGGAAGAAGCATCCAGTAGAAATTGAAACTCCTGATGGAGTTCAGAAGTTCTAA
- the ptsP gene encoding phosphoenolpyruvate--protein phosphotransferase translates to MTNVKGIAASSGYAIAKAYKLDMPDLTVTRTTVEDTEAEIALYNKSVAAVKLEIAAIKEAATKNLSEEEAAVFDAHAQILEDPELQSQVEAKINDEKLCAPAALEDVANLFITMFSSMDDAYFKERAADVRDVTTRLKANLLGKSLPNPALIDEEVVIIAHDLTPSDTAQLNKNLVRGFITDIGGRTSHSAILARFMEIPAVVATNVITETVNDGDMVVLDGLTGDVFVNPDEETVTTYKAKRKEFEDYKAELKTLKTAESVSTDGHKVLLVANIGSPNDIEAIKQNGAEGVGLFRTEFLYMESDELPTEDSQYEAYKTVLENVNGPVVVRTMDIGGDKKLKALPVPEEMNPFLGVRAIRLCFQREEVFRTQLRALLRASVYGDLKIMFPMIATVGEFNKAKAILLDEKAKLVAEGVKVSDSIEVGIMIEIPAAAVLADQFAKVVDFFSIGTNDLIQYTFAADRMSSTINYLYQPFNPSILRLVKNTIDASHREGKWTGMCGEMAGEALAAPLLLGLGLDEFSMSATSILAQRKRIRELSYEDSKKLAEKATTELSTMEEVVDLVKAETGIEG, encoded by the coding sequence ATGACAAATGTAAAAGGTATTGCGGCATCTAGTGGTTATGCCATTGCTAAAGCATATAAATTAGATATGCCAGATTTAACTGTAACACGTACTACAGTTGAAGACACTGAAGCTGAAATTGCTTTATATAACAAGAGCGTTGCAGCCGTTAAACTTGAAATCGCTGCAATTAAGGAAGCAGCTACTAAAAACTTATCTGAAGAAGAAGCAGCAGTATTTGATGCTCATGCTCAGATTCTTGAAGATCCAGAACTTCAGTCACAGGTTGAAGCTAAGATCAATGATGAAAAGTTATGTGCTCCAGCAGCATTAGAAGATGTAGCTAATTTATTCATTACTATGTTCTCATCTATGGATGATGCATATTTCAAAGAAAGAGCAGCTGACGTTAGAGATGTAACTACTCGTTTAAAAGCTAACTTATTAGGTAAGTCTTTACCTAACCCTGCTTTAATTGATGAAGAAGTTGTAATCATCGCTCATGATTTAACTCCTTCTGATACAGCTCAGTTAAATAAGAACTTAGTTCGTGGTTTCATCACTGATATCGGTGGTAGAACTTCTCACTCTGCTATCCTAGCTAGATTTATGGAAATTCCAGCAGTTGTAGCAACTAACGTTATTACTGAAACTGTCAATGATGGTGACATGGTTGTTCTTGATGGTTTAACAGGTGATGTATTTGTTAACCCTGATGAAGAAACAGTTACTACTTATAAAGCTAAGAGAAAAGAATTCGAAGACTACAAAGCAGAACTTAAGACATTAAAGACTGCTGAATCAGTATCTACTGATGGTCATAAAGTATTATTAGTAGCTAACATCGGTTCTCCAAATGATATCGAAGCTATTAAGCAGAATGGTGCTGAAGGTGTTGGTTTATTCAGAACTGAATTCTTATATATGGAATCAGATGAACTTCCAACAGAAGATTCACAGTATGAAGCTTATAAGACAGTACTTGAAAACGTAAATGGTCCAGTTGTTGTTAGAACAATGGATATCGGTGGAGACAAGAAGTTAAAGGCTCTTCCAGTTCCTGAAGAAATGAACCCATTCTTAGGTGTTCGTGCTATTCGTCTTTGCTTCCAGAGAGAAGAAGTATTCAGAACTCAGTTAAGAGCATTACTTCGTGCTTCAGTTTATGGTGATCTTAAGATCATGTTCCCTATGATTGCAACTGTTGGAGAATTCAACAAGGCTAAGGCAATCTTATTAGATGAAAAGGCTAAGTTAGTTGCTGAAGGTGTTAAAGTTTCTGATTCAATCGAAGTTGGTATCATGATTGAAATCCCAGCTGCTGCTGTTCTTGCTGATCAGTTCGCTAAGGTTGTAGATTTCTTCTCAATCGGTACAAATGACTTAATCCAGTACACTTTCGCTGCTGACCGTATGTCATCTACAATCAACTACTTATATCAGCCATTCAACCCATCAATCTTAAGATTAGTTAAGAACACAATTGATGCTTCTCATAGAGAAGGTAAATGGACTGGTATGTGTGGTGAAATGGCAGGCGAAGCTCTTGCTGCACCATTACTACTTGGTTTAGGACTTGACGAATTCTCAATGTCTGCAACTTCAATTCTTGCTCAGAGAAAACGTATCAGAGAATTATCTTATGAAGATTCTAAGAAGTTAGCTGAAAAGGCAACTACTGAACTTTCTACAATGGAAGAAGTTGTTGATTTAGTTAAAGCTGAAACTGGTATTGAAGGATAA